CGAGGAAACTCAGGCCCAAGGGAGAAGGGcctgccaaggtcacacagcaagactGTGTGGGGACTGGACTGTGTGGGCAAGTCAGGTCTGGGGGTGCTGACCAGAGCTCTGCAGTTGAGTGTGCACACACGGGGCAGGGTATGCACAGACGTGTGTCCACATCTATGCCTGCTCTCTGCCCCCACTTAGGATGAGCGGAATCAGGTGCTGACCCTGTACCTGTGGATCCGACAGGAGTGGACAGACGCCTACCTACGATGGGACCCTGACACCTATGGTGGTCTGGATGCCATCCGCATCCCCAGCAGTCTCGTGTGGAGGCCGGACATCGTACTCTATAACAAGTACTGCCTGCCTgggtccctcccctccacccaagAGATGGATGCCCTTGGCTCTGGGGATGCCCTTGGCTCTGGGGATGCACTTATTTCCCCATCCCCCAAACCAAACCTGACTCTAGGGCGCCAAGTAAGCTTTGCCCTGGGAGCCTTCTAAACGGCCAGGAAGGTGTCGGCAGTGGTGGCTGTGTGGTGCAGTAGGGCTTCCTGACACCACAGCTCATGGCAACGACCTACTGGGGGACCTCACAGTCCCTTGATAGCACCCCCAAGCCAATCCAGGCTGAATGTCTCCCAGGAACCCTCTGTGTGGTTCAGGACTAGTTCTATATCCCTCGCAGCCAGGCTTTTGGGGCACAGGTACCTCTTTATGTCACATTTCACCCTTCTGGGCCTGAGTCCGTACATTTTCCCCAGGGCCCCTTCAGGCACTTTGCAGATGGCACCCAAGAAAAGTTACCGTGCATCCCGTGTCCCCTTTAGGACTAGACCTGTCTCGTTCTGGGTCCTGCAGGCCCTGGCCCCATTAGGCCTCCAAAGACACAGAGGGCCCTCTGTGAGTCCCCCAGAGGGTTGGAGTCGCACCCCCCCTCTTAAGGGTCAGCCCGGACATCCAACGCCGAGGCGCCTCAGGGagccccaacccccaaccccttCCCGCAGGGCGGACGCGCAGGCCCAGGCCTCGGCCAGCACCAACGTGGTCCTGCGGCACGACGGCGCAGTGCGCTGGGACGCGCCGGCCATCACGCGCAGCTCCTGCCGCGTGGACGTGTCGGCCTTCCCATTCGACGCGCAGCGCTGCGGCCTGACCTTTGGCTCGTGGACACACGGCGGGCACCAGCTGGACGTTCGGCCGCGCGGCGCCGCCGCCAGCCTGGCCGACTTCGTGGAGAACGTGGAGTGGCGCGTGCTGGGCATGCCAGCCCGGCGGCGCGTGCTCACCTACGGCTGCTGCTCCGAGCCCTACCCTGACGTGACCTTCACACTGCTGTTGCGCCGCCGCGCCGCCGCCTACGTGTGCAACCTGCTGCTGCCCTGCGTGCTCATCTCGCTGCTGGCTCCGCTCGCCTTCCACCTGCCCGCGGACTCGGGCGAGAAGGTGTCGCTGGGCGTCACCGTGCTGCTGGCGCTCACCGTCTTCCAGCTGATCCTGGCCGAGAGCATGCCACCGGCAGAGAGCGTGCCGCTCATCGGTGGGCTCTGAGGGCCCCAGGGTGGCCAGGGAGGGGCTGGCGGGGAGGTTGACCCCCACCCCGGGGGCTGGCGCATGAGGCCCTCCACAGGTGCAAGGGCCATTGCCGGACTGGCCTGGGTCAACCGAGGGGCCCCGCTGAGCATCTTGGGGCCCGGCCTTGTTCTGAGATGGAGAGGGAAGAGATAGGCCCCTTCCAGGGAAAACAGCCCTTCCCACACTTGTAGGGGTGGAAGGAGTTGGTctcttttggttttttaattttatttatttatgtctgtgctgggtcttcactggcgCATGAGGGCTTTCTATAGTCGTggagagtgggggccactctctgtGAGCACGCagatttcagtagttgtggcgcacaggctcagttgcttggcagcctgtggaatcttcctggaccagggatggaaccccccgtcctctgcattggtgggtggattcttaaccacatgtgccacctgggaagtccaggagttggtctTTACTCAAGGACTTGTTGGAGGATGATCAACATTCACCAATATTAGAATAATAGGCGAAACATCTTAAGTACTCACTGCATGCCAGGCATTCTCTcaaacacttcagttcagtttagttactcagtcgtgtccaactctttgtgaccccatgaattgcagcacgccaggcctccctgtccatcatcatctcccggagttcactcaaacacgtccatcgagtcggtgatgccatccagccatctcatcctctgtcgtccccttttcctcctgcccccaatccctcccagcatcagagtcttttccagtgagtcaactcttcgcatgaggtggccaaaatactggagtttcagctccatcattccttccaaagaacacccatttATTAACTCAGGGGAGCAGCACCACAGacctgtgtgcatgcgtgctaagtcgattcagtcgtgtccgactctgtgtgactgtagcctgccagactcctctctccatgggattctccaggcaagaatactggagtgggttgccatgccgtcctcctggaaatcttcccaacctagaatcgaactggagtctctttatgtctccagcattggcagggggttctttaccactcgagccacctgggaatccaccAGGAAGTTTCTATTGTAACTTGCCCAGGTCATGGTGGTTCTATTTAAGAGTGTGACTTTCAGGGGACTGTGGGTGAGTCCAGGCTTTAGCAGTGAGGGTATCAACCAGGGAGCAGGAAGCTTCTGAGAACCAGATGTGGGGATGTGGGAGGGGAGATGTTGGCCCTTACCTCCTTCCCacttttttccattttgcttcGAGGGTCCTGAGAGCCTGATGGGGGATGCACTCATTCCTCCTTGTGTTCAGGCAGCTGGGGAGCTCTGGCCCCCTGAGCTCTTGTTTTGGGCCTCAgttccatttctctcttttgcAGGAAAGTACTACATGGCCACCATGACCATGGTCACCTTCTCCACGGCACTTACCATCCTTATCATGAACCTGCATTACTGTGGTCCCAGTGCCCGCCCCGTGCCAGCCTGGGCTCGGGCCCTCCTGCTAGGACGCCTGGCACGGGGCCTGTGTGTGCGGGAACGAGGGGAGCCCTGTGGGCAGTCTAGACCACCTGAGTCATCCCCCAGTCCCCAGCCTCCTGACAGAGGCACTGGCCCCCCAGCAGGTCCCTGCCATGAGCCCCGGTGTCTGTGCCGTCAGGAAGCCCTACTGCGTCACGTGGCCGCCATCGCCAATGCCTTCCACAGCCACCGGGCTGCCCAGCGCCGCCATGAGGACTGGAAGCGCCTGGCCCGGGTCATGGACCGTTTCTTCCTGGGCGTCTTCTTCTCCATGGCTCTGGTCATGAGCCTTCTGGTGCTGGTGCGGGCCCTGTGAGTCCCGGGGGTCTGCTGCAGCCACAGCACCTCCAGATGGGGATGGATCAGCCAGGCCAGGTGGTGGTCGACCCTCAGGCCACCCGGCATCTCTCCACTGGGCCTAGGAGCCTGGGACATCCTCTCTTCAGCACTACTCACTTCATGGACCAGGAGTATTCATCATCTCCTCCACACTCTAACCTCTAAGGGAAATCAGAGCTTGCTGCTCCCCTGATTCCTGCAGAGGAGGAACTCTGAGAAGGGTCAAGATCGAAGTGCAGTTTGGGAGGGACAGAACTGAACTTCGGTGCTGAGTTTAGACACTTTCAGTGGGGAGTGTGAAGGCATGACAACCTTGCCCCATTTcctgtcttctcttccttcccctgtGGCTGCTGTTACAGAGACTCGGTCTAGCCTGACCCTGTCTAGGGGCTCAGAGAAGGTGACTGGGGATTCAGGGTTCCTGGTCCACTTTCCACAGCAGGAGGCCACATAAGGACTTGGCCCCAAAGCTCCAGCTCATAATAAAGTAATGTGTGCCTCGCATCTCCTCCATGTCCTGTCTTACCCTTAGGCTCTTGGTGGTGCAAGTTGGGAATCCAGCCTCTTAGGGACCTGAGGACCCATGAATCGGAGTGGAAATTACATCTTTGCTGATAAGAAAATGATTGGCATTTGATTGAGATCCCTAAAGGTCTCTCTGCTGTTTccctgctctctcctctctggATTTAGGTCCAATCCTGCGTTCTCACTGTGTGAGCGTCACACAGTGACGTCCAGAGAGCTTGAAGGTGCCCAAGGTAGGGGCAGGACAAAGACCAGCCACTCACAAGGTGTTTGTTCCTTTCTGACTTCCACGTGTTTTCTGGGACCACCTGCGTACCTTGGACGCAGTCCCTGCCCTCAGatgggagaccagaggcagggcCCCTAACCTAGCAAGGAGGAGAGTCAGAGAAGTCTTTCTGGAAGAGCGAAAAGGAGCTGTCCAGGTGCACATGGGAGGCATTTGAGTAACATCAGTGAATACCATGGCCAAGTACTTTTCTCTCCAATCACTATGCCTCCGAACTACTATAATCTATCTCCAGGTGAGTGATTACCTGTCCTGCAGTCCCCCCACCTCTCTTCAGCATCTGACTCCTAGACCCCTGGGAGAGGCTCAGTCCccacattttcttcttcctgctaTCAGGCCCGGCAGCCACCAGAGAAGGTCCCAGAGTTTCCCGCAGATGGAGTTACCCCAGATCGTCGCCACACTCAGAGCACGCATGTGGCTGACATCCTCGTGTTGGGCAGAGGCTACAGGCAGAGCCATTCAGTGGCTGACGTATTAGAGGAGGCCCGGACTCTCTGGAAAGACTTCACCAACAAGGAACCAGAGCAGCAGTAGAAGGGCCCAGACTGCAGAAAGGGGGCTCTGACCCACGGCTGCagggaaaacagaggcagagagattCAGGGACAAAATGAGGAAGAATTTAGGGAGAAAGGTAGACAGAGATGAAAAGACAAGGAGAGTCCCAGTTCCCTTTTCAGAGGTCATTAAGTTTATGCCCCAGCTTCCTGTTGACACAACTGAGGCACTGCAGGGCGGGACGAAGTGGGGTAGAGATCTGAGCGAACTCTGATGATGCTGATCTTTGCTCCTCTGCCCAGACTCTGGTGGGAGAGGCACTGGTGGAGGGGAGgtgggtggcgagggggaatcCTAAACTTCCCCAGTGCCTGAAATGACATTATCAGAACTCAAGCAGGTTGGAAGCGGGAGACTTGGCTGGTCTTGACTGTGCCACAGATGACTCTGTCGTCTGGAGCAAGTCACTTCTGTCTCTGGGCCTCACTTTGTTATGTAATGAGGGCAGTATTTCCTGTCCCACCTCCTTCCAGTTGATTATTGCGCAGTAAGAATAACGTGAGGTGGGGGCCCCCCTGGTGTGGTGGTTCAGAGTTGGGCTCCAGGGCCAGGCTGTCTGGGCCCCATCCCTTGCTAGGTCTGTGTGTGGGGCCGgttgcttcacctctctgtgtctctcatcCGTGGAACAGGGGTGATGACAGTATCTGCACCATCGGGTCACGGTGAGGACTCCTGTGCCCGGAACCCTGAGTGGTATTGTGCCATGGAGAAGGGTGGGAGCAAAGTGGAGGCTGAGGCTCCTTCCTGCCCACTGTTCTAAAAGCcttgagggaggaggcaggacccCAGGGTGAAAAGCAGCTGTGATTTCTTCCCTGAGAATGGCCTGTTCCCAGCTGGAGAGGTGATGCCTCAGGCAAACCCTGGGCCAGCAAGTGTTCAAGAGAAGAGAAGAGTCATGGCCACAGAGAATCTGGGGACCATCTAGTCCAATATGCTTATGctacagatagggaaactgaggttcagagaggaaaAACTGGTCACAGAGTTGGGGCAGAGCCTGGGTTAaagcccaggtctccagcacccATGACCTGACCTTGACCTTGGGAGGTAGTCTGAGGGAGTTCTGAGCACAGTTATAGACAGAGGGCTCCCCCGCAGAAGGAGGACAAGGCCTGGGGAGGGCTTTGTGGAGTGGCCCTTCCCACTGTCACCTCAGTGTAGCCTGGAGCTCCCTGGGGTCTGATCAGTGACCTCCTTTGAAGGAGGGGCCGGCCCCAGGCCCGGGTGGAGGGGAGCAGGTGTGTCAGCTCGCCAGGTATACACCCCACGTATCCCACATATACACCCTGTGGGAAAGGTTAGCAACCCCCACGGGTGTCTGCTTAagaaagtcaatttttttttttaatcaaaagagGGTTGTTTTTCATTTAAGGGGGATGTTCACCTAGGAAAGGGGCCCAGACCCAGAGCAGTCAGCTCATCTCCGAACAGAGTCCTGCCGATGCCTGCAGCCCTTACCTGAGTTACCCAGACGGCAGCGCTCAGACTTGCATTGCTTgtctgcaggaaagaaacagcAAAGAATCAAAGGCTCAATAGATCTCAGGACAGAAAGGGACCCCAGAGTACCTCCCTGACTAGCTCTCAGAGAAACTGGTGCCTTTTCCCCTAATTCTGCTTCCTTACAGTGGGACCACCCTTGCCTGGGTTTGACTAGACCCACGAGCAACGGGGCCAGGAAGGCCCCAGCCCTCAAAGCCAGGGTGATCTaggctctccttctcctcccttggCCTGTAACTTTGCCTCTATGCTGCACCCACCACTCCTTCTCCCCTGTCTTGTCCCAGCCAGGGAGGGGCTAGTTTACGTTCTTTGCCAGTCTTCGTCACTTTCCATCAAACATGCGTGCTCATGATGCTGTCCACGGTGGGATCTGAAGCCACAGTGGACCTGCTCCCACTTGGGATGTGGTCGGTGGATCCAGCCAACAGCCTGCCTCTTACTTGGGAAATAGCCTCACAAGCCCCTGGGCATCCCTCAACCAGGACCAGCAGCCCACAGCCCTTCAGTGACTAAGGACCTGTGCCCATCCTCACGATTACTCCTCTGCCTGGTCCTGGGATGGTGGAGAGGAAAGCACCCGAGAACCCAAACTGCCAGAACCCAAAATGGAACTTTGGGGGGTGGCACCCAAACGCTGTCTCACCACCTCACTGTCACCTTGACCCAGTACACGCACAGCCCAGGGTTTCTGCTCAGTCAAAAAACACACTTCTCTCAGAAAACATGGTGGGGGCCCATACTCATTTCTGGCAACAGCTTCCATCTGGGAGAGAAGCCTGATCAAGTCTGTTTGGCCCTCAGATGGCCAAAAACACCTGTGCTGGTCAGAAAACCCTCCCAGCAGGCAAGTGCCCAGCTCTGGCTTAGACTGTGTACGTGTCCCCTGAAAATGGGACGGGGAAGCCCAGCTTGTACACAGCTGCTGGCTGACATGTGCCCTGCTCACCTTTGATGTACTCGCAGTTGTATGTGCTGCGCTTGCCCACGGCCCGGAGGTAGATGCGGGAGGGGCCCTGGGCTGGCCTGCTGGCGTTGATCACCTGGAAGGTCTCAAAGGGAGGGATCAGCACTTCCTCCTCCCCAGGGAAGAAGGAATAACCCTTGATTGGGGCCCCAAGGCAGGTCCAGATGCCAAAGAAGGTGTCTTCCCCAAAGTGCTGGGCTGCAGTATTCTGCAGGGACGCGGAGGCAAAGCCCCCCAGCCTGATGGTGGCCCCTGGCCCGGCCGGCCGGAAGCGCAGGCCCTGCACCCCTCGGAACACCTGGTGGCACTGGGGTGGACGCTGGCCGCTgctcagcagctgcagggctTCGGTCAGCAGGAAGTGGAGTGTCTTGAAGGAGAAGTGCTGGAGGTAGTGGGCCCGGGAGCGACCCGCCTCACGCACGGCCGCGTTGAATTCTTTGTGCAAGGGGCTGTTGGCCGTGTAAGCCAGGAGGGCCACCCCGTGCTCTTCTCGGAAGCCCAGGGGGACGAGCAGACGGGTAGGGCTGACGCCCCACTCGGGCCCCCAGGCCTGGCGCTCCCGCCACTGGCTGCTTGCCTGCGCCCAGCCATCAGCGTACACTTTGTTGGCCTGGAACTCTGTGCGGTTGAGTTCCGGGAGAGCAGCCGCCATGGCTGCGGCACAGCCAGCATACTGGTCATCGAAGGAGGCCAGGGCCATGTCTAGGGGCATTTCTCGAGAGAGGAGGTCTCGTCGTATAATGGGGTGGCTCTGGGCCTGTGAGAGGGGAGCAGCAAGGATTGAGAGGTTAGGCCCCAGGAGAACAGGAGCCCTGTTATCCAGCTCCCCCCTCCACTGAGCTGAGTGAGATGAAGGGCCCCAAACACACTTGGAGGGGAAGTGaggtgaaagtctctcagttgtgtccagctctttgtgaccccatggagtatacagtccatggacttctccaggccagaatactggggtgcggggggatagtctttcccttctccaggagatctttcgaacccaggtctcccacattgtaggcagattgtttaccagctgagccacaagggaagcctggaggggaaggggattgGGAACTACCAGCAATAGATGCCCTGAGACTGGGCTCCAGGGCTGTTCCCTCAGACTGAGCCATCCCCAAAGGAAGCACCCGGCAGAGTTCAGAAGCCAGCACCTGGGGgatggggacagcagaggatgaccATACCTGAAGTGCTTCCATGAGGCCCATGGACACAAGCAACAGAGACATCATGGCAGGGCTCTGCATGTTAGAGATGACCCTGGTCAAGTCactctctgggcctgtttcctcacctggaaaAAGAGAATCTGCACAGTTCAATAAGGACAAATTGCAacttcttggtggtccagaggctaagactccactctcccaatgtagggggccctggtttgttccctggtcagggaacgagatcccacctctgcaactgagagttcacgtgctgcaactaaaaagatcccacgtgccacagtgaAGGTGGAAGACCCTGTGCGCCATGAGTAAGACCAGCGCGGCctaaatacataaacaaacaaacaaacaaaaaacatgaatTGATACCTGGTCTGGGTCACTTACACTGCTTGGCACAGGGTCACAGCATAGAAATGGAAgctcagaagagagagagagcccttCTTGCTGGAAGGAACATGGGAAACTTCTGGAGGAGGAACATGTGACTAGGGTCTTATGGGATAAAGAGGAGAATAAGGCTTCAGTCAATGGAGGTGGGAGAGAAAAGACTGGAGTCTGGAGAGGGAAAGATGTTAGGGGCAGCAGGAATGGGAACAGGAAAGGTACTGGAGGTAGGAACTCTCACAATGTAAAGAGTGAAAGACACTTTTTCTAGTGTGGCAGGTGCAGGGTGGGAATGTTGGAAAGCTTGGGGTCAGTCCTGAAGGAGCTTGACTTCCACAGTGAGAGGTCCGGACTTGCCCTCGTGGGGACCTGAGGCTGAAACAGGGCAGATCCAGGAGTGGTCAGTTGGTGAGGCCGCAGCAGGACCTCAGGGACAGGCTCAGAGCAGGGCTCCAGGAAGGTGTTCCAGCTTTGGGTCAAGATTGGAACAGTTTCCAAGTTGGTGGtgcttctttatttctgtttattaccAAGTAACGCATGCTCATTTTATATGAATGAATCACAACGCCCAAGGCCCCCATTTCTTCTTCTCCCTCCATGTCCCCTTTGCACTATTACCCAGGCCTGCTGTTTTCCTGGTAATGGGACCCTTCACGACCTTTTTTGATGTACatacaaataatataatatttaagtatatatacacacatagttTTCTGTGTGCAGCCTATTTTTGGTTTTCTTACTGTcacttttttcaaaaagaaaaaggaaacatgcTTACATATACACATTCTGCAACATTTTCCCAGGAAATAATGTACCATACACTTCCTTCCATGTCATACATGCGTATCTACCTTGTTAGTTATAATGGCAGCATGGAATTTCATAGTAGAGTTAGTCCATAATTTAATTAACCATTTCCTTATTGATGGGCCCTTAGTGTTTTTTCCTCAGTCTTTGATATTGCATGTGATATTGCAGTGATCAGTTGTGTATATAAATCCTTATCTACTTGTCTGcatgtttttaaaggaaagttaTCAAGGTGATATTTAAAGGATCTGAATAGTGTTCCTTTAGATAGCCACTGCCAAATTGCCATCCAAAATGTCCCTCTTCacctcccaccaacagtggacaaAAGTGCCCTTTTCTCCAAGTCTTTGCCAACACTAGCCATTATGAATCCCTTAATTTCCATTTAACTGGTGGGCGCAAATGGTATCTAGTTTCTAACTTACCTCTTGGCTCACTAACAGGGTGAATCATAATgttattttggggggaggggcacaCCTGAGgtgtagcctggcatgctgcagtccttggggtcgcacaaACACACAGGCCGTgaagtgtggcaaaaaaaaaataacattatgaTTCATCCTGGTAGTGAGCCGAGAGGTAAATTCCCCAACTTGGGATGGaaccccaggccctcagcagtgaaactgcagagtcctaagcactggactgccagggaaaccccatagctttattttttaatattattaagttttaagtttcaaaaagtagtacattttcatttttcataatttatagTCCACAAGGCATGCAGTGAAATGTCCTTCTCTCTGATTCCTCAaccccatcccctctccccagaGGTACCAGTGTTCCCATTTCCTGTCATCCTGGCAGAGATACTCTAGGCGCATATCAGCAGATTCTTAGGTATTTCTGTTTTCCCTCTTTTATCCAAACCATAATATAGTTAGTGGTTTTTATCTGTGGAGATCTGATGAAAACTGAAAGTTCTCAGAAGATGGATCTGTGTGCCTTCACACAGACCTTACACAACTCTCAGGGTGGATGTACACCCTCCCTAGTCTTGCTTAGGTTAAGCATCCCTGCTCCCTGATCCCCTCTTGGTGGGACCTAAGTTTTGATAGATCAATGACCCTAGGACATGGAAATGTTCTGTGGCTATAATTTTGTTTCCCAATCTAAGATCTTATCACTGCCAATTCACAGTTTAAATTGCGGTGTGAGCCTCTCTGGGCAACGGAGTTAACAGCAGGTTTTTATCAAATTTAACATGTTCCAAACTGAACTCC
This sequence is a window from Bubalus kerabau isolate K-KA32 ecotype Philippines breed swamp buffalo chromosome 15, PCC_UOA_SB_1v2, whole genome shotgun sequence. Protein-coding genes within it:
- the CHRNA10 gene encoding neuronal acetylcholine receptor subunit alpha-10, whose translation is AKAPALGPPWTLLLTGPPECLGAEGRLAHKLFHDLFANYTSALRPVADTDQALNVTLEVTLSQIIDMDERNQVLTLYLWIRQEWTDAYLRWDPDTYGGLDAIRIPSSLVWRPDIVLYNKADAQAQASASTNVVLRHDGAVRWDAPAITRSSCRVDVSAFPFDAQRCGLTFGSWTHGGHQLDVRPRGAAASLADFVENVEWRVLGMPARRRVLTYGCCSEPYPDVTFTLLLRRRAAAYVCNLLLPCVLISLLAPLAFHLPADSGEKVSLGVTVLLALTVFQLILAESMPPAESVPLIGKYYMATMTMVTFSTALTILIMNLHYCGPSARPVPAWARALLLGRLARGLCVRERGEPCGQSRPPESSPSPQPPDRGTGPPAGPCHEPRCLCRQEALLRHVAAIANAFHSHRAAQRRHEDWKRLARVMDRFFLGVFFSMALVMSLLVLVRAL
- the ART1 gene encoding GPI-linked NAD(P)(+)--arginine ADP-ribosyltransferase 1; translated protein: MQSPAMMSLLLVSMGLMEALQAQSHPIIRRDLLSREMPLDMALASFDDQYAGCAAAMAAALPELNRTEFQANKVYADGWAQASSQWRERQAWGPEWGVSPTRLLVPLGFREEHGVALLAYTANSPLHKEFNAAVREAGRSRAHYLQHFSFKTLHFLLTEALQLLSSGQRPPQCHQVFRGVQGLRFRPAGPGATIRLGGFASASLQNTAAQHFGEDTFFGIWTCLGAPIKGYSFFPGEEEVLIPPFETFQVINASRPAQGPSRIYLRAVGKRSTYNCEYIKDKQCKSERCRLGNSAVGQSPLSAVWALLLLLWFLVGEVFPESPGLL